From a single Brassica napus cultivar Da-Ae chromosome C9, Da-Ae, whole genome shotgun sequence genomic region:
- the LOC106355385 gene encoding uncharacterized protein LOC106355385, with the protein MGDDNTIIRTKEFTPPTIQCPILNATNYTVWSMRMKVLLKIYKVWETIEPGIEDPDKNNIAIVGEQETSKGIWDAVKARNVGADRVKEARLQTLMTEFDRIKMKDLDTIDSFSGELSEMASKSAALGKIIEENVLCQEKEKKDRSMIVCFRCDKNGHFASVCPERLQKIQESNKVETEEADPALYMHEIVFLNEENLVPKKYEIKQGEEDVWYLDNGASNHMTGNVSYFSELNRNIKGKVKFGDDSYVNIEGKGSIIFQGKTGEQKLVTNIYYIPDLKSNILSLGQATEVGCDVRMKLDYLTVHDPSGRLLVRVFRSPNRLYKIKLKIGKPMCLNIKLEDRNVEVACKVRTCEF; encoded by the exons ATGGGAGACGACAACACAATCATACGCACTAAGGAATTCACACCACCAACAATCCAATGTCCTATACTGAACGCAACAAACTATACGGTATGGAGCATGAGGATGAAAGTCTTACTGAAGATCTATAAGGTTTGGGAAACCATCGAACCTGGTATAGAGGATCCAGACAAGAACAATATCGCAATTG TCGGCGAGCAAGAGACTTCTAAAGGGATATGGGATGCGGTCAAAGCACGCAACGTAGGAGCTGATCGTGTCAAAGAAGCACGCTTGCAAACCCTCATGACCGAGTTCGACAGGATCAAGATGAAAGATTTAGACACTATAGATAGCTTCTCGGGGGAGTTGTCAGAGATGGCGTCTAAATCAGCGGCACTTGGAAAGATCATTGAAGAAAACGTTCTA tgtcaagaaaaggagaagaaggaCAGATCAATGATTGTTTGCTTCCGATGTGATAAGAATGGCCACTTTGCATCAGTGTGTCCTGAGAGACTTCAAAAGATACAAGAATCAAACAAGGTGGAGACAGAGGAAGCCGATCCAGCCCTCTACATGCACGAGATTGTATTCTTGAATGAAGAAAACTTAGTACCAAAGAAATATGAAATCAagcaaggagaagaagatgtttgGTACTTAGACAATGGAGCCAGCAATCATATGACAGGGAATGTGTCATATTTTTCTGAACTCAATCGCAACATCAAAGGCAAAGTGAAGTTTGGAGATGATTCGTATGTCAACATAGAAGGCAAAGGATCAATCATATTTCAAGGAAAAACCGGAGAACAAAAGCTAGTTACGAACATATACTACATTCCTGATCTCAAGAGCAACATTCTAAGTTTAGGACAAGCTACGGAAGTGGGATGTGATGTAAGGATGAAGCTTGACTACCTAACAGTACACGATCCAAGCGGGAGATTGTTGGTTAGAGTATTCAGATCACCAAACAGATTATACAAGATAAAGCTTAAGATCGGCAAGCCTATGTGTCTAAATATAAAGCTAGAAGATAGAAACGTGGAAGTGGCATGCAAGGTTAGGACATGTGAGTTTTAA
- the LOC111209978 gene encoding defensin-like protein 278, whose protein sequence is MTFWYVYFTGLVMSARMQEISTNDRLIPITCNTDQDCAKYCKGPIHKCKYHTCACVPGNPNCC, encoded by the coding sequence ATGACTTTTTGGTATGTTTATTTTACAGGCCTGGTGATGAGTGCAAGGATGCAAGAAATAAGCACAAACGATAGATTGATACCTATAACATGCAACACCGATCAAGATTGTGCTAAGTATTGCAAAGGTCCCATTCACAAGTGCAAATATCATACTTGTGCATGCGTACCCGGAAACCCTAATTGTTGCTAG